From a single Pseudalkalibacillus hwajinpoensis genomic region:
- a CDS encoding AAA family ATPase, with protein sequence MDLFDYSSKNNTTSSGPLASRMRPRSIEEFIGQDHIIGEGKLLRRAIAADQLTPMIFFGPPGTGKTTLARIIANTTSAHFEQLNAVTSGVADIRRLTSEAKDRLKLDERKTVLFIDEIHRFNKSQQDALLPFVEDGTIVLIGATTESPMFEINPALLSRSRLFRFEHLTEATIKEIIEQAIHDEERGFGRYDIELLDPAIDHLIDVSNGDARTALNALELAVLTTTPDKDGKLIITLAITEESIQQRVLQYDKDSDNHYDTVSAFIKSIRGSDADATLYWLAKMIYAGEDPRFIARRLYVHAAEDIGLADPNALLVAHAASYAVEFIGMPEARIPLAEAALYLATAPKSNAVIKGIDTALEAVKKEKSGTVPIHLRDSHYKGASELGHGIGYKFPHDYPGGYVPQQYLPDHMVRKTFYKPTDRGHERTVQKRLDYFADRIKTDHKKS encoded by the coding sequence ATGGATTTATTTGATTATTCTTCTAAAAATAACACAACTTCCTCAGGACCACTTGCAAGCAGGATGCGTCCAAGATCCATTGAAGAATTTATCGGCCAGGACCATATAATTGGTGAAGGAAAGCTTTTAAGAAGAGCCATTGCGGCAGACCAGCTAACACCGATGATTTTTTTTGGACCTCCAGGCACTGGGAAAACAACACTCGCACGAATCATAGCTAACACAACTTCCGCTCATTTCGAGCAGTTGAATGCTGTTACTTCAGGTGTTGCTGATATTAGACGTTTAACATCAGAAGCGAAAGATCGATTGAAGCTTGACGAAAGGAAAACGGTGCTTTTTATCGATGAAATCCATCGATTTAATAAGTCACAGCAGGATGCCCTCCTGCCCTTCGTGGAAGATGGAACCATCGTATTGATTGGGGCTACAACCGAAAGCCCTATGTTTGAAATCAATCCGGCTCTGCTTTCTCGTTCAAGGTTATTCCGATTTGAACACCTTACTGAGGCGACCATTAAAGAGATAATTGAACAGGCCATACATGATGAAGAACGTGGATTTGGTAGATATGATATTGAACTTCTTGACCCTGCAATTGATCACCTGATCGACGTTTCAAATGGCGACGCCCGAACTGCCCTAAACGCACTTGAACTTGCTGTATTAACAACAACTCCTGATAAGGATGGCAAGCTTATTATTACGCTTGCCATCACAGAAGAATCGATTCAGCAACGCGTTCTACAATATGATAAAGATAGCGACAATCATTATGATACCGTTTCAGCTTTTATTAAAAGTATACGAGGATCAGATGCCGACGCTACTCTTTACTGGCTTGCAAAGATGATTTATGCAGGCGAAGATCCCCGCTTTATCGCAAGAAGATTATATGTTCATGCGGCTGAAGATATTGGTCTAGCTGATCCAAATGCCCTTCTGGTGGCGCATGCAGCAAGCTATGCAGTCGAATTTATTGGAATGCCTGAAGCGCGCATCCCTCTCGCAGAAGCGGCGCTCTATCTTGCCACAGCACCAAAAAGCAACGCTGTGATTAAAGGCATTGACACTGCTCTTGAAGCCGTTAAAAAAGAAAAAAGCGGAACCGTACCTATTCATTTGAGGGATTCTCATTATAAAGGTGCTTCCGAACTGGGGCACGGAATAGGCTATAAATTCCCGCACGATTACCCTGGAGGCTATGTTCCTCAACAGTACCTACCGGATCATATGGTCAGAAAAACGTTCTATAAACCTACTGACCGAGGACATGAACGGACTGTTCAGAAACGGCTTGATTACTTTGCTGATCGAATCAAAACAGATCATAAGAAAAGCTAA
- the cymR gene encoding cysteine metabolism transcriptional regulator CymR — protein MKISTKGRYGLTIMMELAKKHGDGPISLKSIARSKDLSEHYLEQLVAPLRNAGLVKSVRGAYGGYILAQEANTITAGDIIRVLEGPISPVEVMDDEEPAKRDLWLKIRDAVKDVLDSTTLEDLANYEGEGEQDSYMFYI, from the coding sequence ATGAAGATATCGACAAAAGGAAGATACGGATTAACAATTATGATGGAATTAGCAAAAAAGCACGGTGATGGCCCGATTTCGCTTAAATCTATTGCACGAAGCAAAGACTTATCTGAGCACTATCTTGAACAGCTCGTCGCACCACTTAGAAACGCGGGTTTAGTCAAAAGCGTTCGCGGGGCGTACGGAGGGTATATTCTAGCTCAGGAGGCAAATACGATTACAGCAGGGGATATTATTCGTGTCCTTGAAGGTCCTATTAGCCCTGTTGAAGTAATGGATGATGAAGAACCAGCAAAGAGAGATCTCTGGCTCAAAATTAGAGATGCCGTTAAAGATGTACTGGACTCGACTACTCTTGAGGACCTTGCAAACTATGAAGGTGAAGGCGAGCAGGATAGCTATATGTTCTATATTTAA
- a CDS encoding AI-2E family transporter, giving the protein MKREWNLNWLIYLTTLLLVFLCIYLLLKLSPIWKPVIDVITVLTVPFLIASLITYLLHPIVEKIHKEGLPRSIAVLLIYFLFFGGTGYAIFKGVPHIVKQSQELMENVPMFMDLYRDTVHQAYDYTSNLPPALQGKIDQVFQDVERAVNNTLTLAVELAKKLLSSFFIIMIIPFIVFYLLKDFETLKKTAWKITPSKWRKPGKDLLVRIDESLGNYIRGQLFVITVLGVLAALGFWLIKLPYGILLGVIIGVTDIIPYFGPFLGAAPALLIASTVSFKMVIITLVVIIVLQFIESNILSPYIVGRSLHIHPVIIIFGLLAGGEIAGVIGLILAVPVLAILKALVLYRNEHDTND; this is encoded by the coding sequence GTGAAAAGAGAATGGAATCTTAATTGGCTTATTTATTTAACTACCCTTCTACTTGTTTTTCTGTGCATCTATTTGCTTTTAAAGCTTTCACCGATTTGGAAGCCGGTAATTGATGTAATCACTGTTCTTACAGTTCCTTTTCTGATTGCCTCACTCATCACTTATTTACTCCACCCGATCGTTGAAAAGATTCATAAAGAAGGCCTTCCACGGTCAATCGCTGTTCTCTTAATCTATTTTCTGTTTTTCGGTGGAACCGGTTATGCGATTTTCAAAGGTGTACCGCACATCGTAAAGCAGTCTCAAGAGCTAATGGAGAACGTGCCGATGTTTATGGATCTGTATCGTGATACCGTTCATCAAGCGTATGATTACACGTCCAATTTACCGCCTGCACTTCAGGGGAAGATTGACCAGGTGTTTCAAGATGTTGAAAGAGCAGTAAATAACACACTAACCTTAGCAGTGGAGCTGGCGAAAAAACTTTTAAGCTCATTTTTTATTATCATGATTATCCCGTTCATCGTTTTCTATCTTCTTAAAGATTTTGAAACACTGAAGAAAACGGCATGGAAAATAACACCTTCTAAGTGGCGTAAACCAGGAAAAGATCTTCTGGTAAGGATTGATGAATCACTTGGCAATTACATTAGAGGCCAATTGTTTGTCATTACCGTACTGGGCGTTCTTGCCGCCCTTGGCTTTTGGCTTATTAAGCTGCCGTACGGTATTTTACTTGGTGTTATCATTGGCGTCACTGATATCATTCCTTATTTCGGGCCATTCCTTGGTGCTGCCCCTGCACTATTAATTGCCAGTACTGTTTCCTTTAAGATGGTTATTATTACACTAGTTGTGATCATCGTACTGCAGTTCATAGAAAGCAATATTCTATCACCATATATTGTGGGTAGAAGTCTACATATTCACCCGGTTATTATTATTTTCGGACTTCTCGCTGGTGGTGAAATAGCTGGAGTGATTGGCCTTATTCTTGCGGTGCCTGTGCTTGCAATACTAAAAGCCCTTGTTCTTTACCGCAATGAGCATGATACAAACGATTGA
- the mnmA gene encoding tRNA 2-thiouridine(34) synthase MnmA, which produces MTERNNADTRVVVGMSGGVDSSVAALLLKEQGYDVIGIFMKNWDDTDENGVCTATEDYNDVIRVCNQIGIPYYAVNFEKQYWDKVFTYFLDEYKGGRTPNPDVMCNKEIKFKAFLDHALTLGADYLATGHYAQVVERDGEIKMLRGVDDNKDQTYFLNQLTQDQLSKVMFPLGGIEKKKVREIAEKAGLATAKKKDSTGICFIGERNFKEFLGQYLPAQPGKMMTLGGELKGNHDGLMYYTIGQRHGLGIGGDGEPWFVVGKNLEDNVLYVDQGFHNELLYSDSLVALNSSWVSDLPIQDEFSCTAKFRYRQKDSGVTVKKIDEDRLLVTFDEPVRAITPGQAVVFYNGDVCLGGATIDQVYKNATELTYV; this is translated from the coding sequence ATGACAGAACGAAACAATGCAGACACACGAGTCGTGGTTGGAATGTCCGGAGGCGTCGACTCATCAGTTGCTGCCCTTTTGTTGAAAGAACAGGGCTATGATGTGATCGGCATTTTTATGAAAAACTGGGACGACACCGACGAGAACGGGGTATGCACAGCGACTGAAGATTACAATGATGTCATTCGTGTATGCAACCAGATCGGCATTCCGTACTACGCAGTCAACTTCGAAAAGCAATACTGGGATAAAGTGTTTACTTATTTCCTAGATGAATATAAAGGTGGACGTACACCGAATCCAGATGTGATGTGTAACAAAGAAATCAAGTTTAAAGCATTTCTTGATCATGCGCTGACACTTGGGGCCGACTATCTTGCAACGGGTCACTATGCGCAGGTAGTGGAACGGGATGGAGAAATCAAAATGCTAAGAGGCGTCGATGATAACAAAGATCAGACGTACTTTTTAAATCAGCTTACACAGGATCAACTTTCTAAAGTGATGTTCCCACTTGGAGGCATTGAAAAGAAGAAAGTTCGTGAGATTGCTGAGAAAGCAGGACTCGCTACTGCTAAGAAAAAAGATAGCACAGGCATTTGCTTCATTGGCGAACGAAATTTCAAAGAATTTCTTGGGCAATATCTTCCTGCTCAACCCGGTAAGATGATGACGCTTGGCGGCGAATTGAAAGGTAACCATGATGGATTGATGTACTACACAATTGGACAGCGTCATGGCCTGGGCATTGGGGGCGATGGTGAACCATGGTTTGTGGTTGGTAAAAACCTTGAAGACAACGTGCTTTACGTTGATCAAGGATTCCATAATGAACTACTATACTCTGATTCACTTGTTGCATTGAATTCCAGCTGGGTTTCAGATCTTCCGATTCAGGATGAGTTTTCATGCACTGCGAAATTCCGCTACCGTCAAAAAGATTCAGGAGTGACAGTGAAGAAGATTGATGAAGATCGCTTACTGGTTACGTTTGATGAACCCGTTCGTGCGATTACACCAGGACAGGCTGTTGTTTTTTATAACGGTGATGTATGTCTTGGTGGTGCTACAATCGATCAAGTATACAAAAATGCAACTGAACTCACATATGTTTAG
- a CDS encoding tetratricopeptide repeat protein, giving the protein MSNKNELAIQAMNNGELEKAVTLLYEAIEENPEDPIAYTNVGNLLAQAGEVKQAIAYFEKAIELDETQATAYFGAGNAFFELEQYKDAAEMYQNAIQKGLDQSDVHFMIGQCFVMQDAMRLALPFFQRAVELNEEDTEARFQYALCLAKEGAVEVALPHFEKVVEEDPDHADAWFNLGVSYAYQEDITKAISCFDRALAIQPDHLLAGNGKKQMEQAMNNND; this is encoded by the coding sequence ATGAGTAATAAGAATGAACTTGCAATACAAGCAATGAACAATGGTGAATTAGAAAAGGCAGTTACACTTCTTTATGAAGCAATTGAAGAGAATCCTGAAGATCCCATTGCATATACGAATGTAGGTAATTTACTTGCACAGGCAGGGGAGGTTAAGCAAGCTATTGCGTATTTCGAAAAAGCAATTGAGCTTGATGAGACTCAAGCGACGGCTTATTTCGGTGCAGGTAATGCTTTCTTCGAGCTTGAACAGTACAAAGATGCAGCTGAGATGTATCAAAACGCGATTCAAAAAGGTCTTGATCAAAGCGATGTTCACTTCATGATTGGGCAATGCTTCGTAATGCAGGATGCAATGCGGTTAGCACTCCCGTTCTTCCAGCGTGCGGTTGAACTTAACGAAGAAGATACTGAAGCCCGTTTTCAATATGCCCTCTGTCTTGCAAAAGAAGGTGCAGTCGAAGTAGCCCTTCCTCATTTTGAGAAAGTAGTGGAAGAAGATCCTGATCATGCCGATGCCTGGTTTAATCTCGGTGTTAGCTATGCTTATCAGGAGGATATAACAAAAGCAATAAGTTGCTTTGACCGTGCACTTGCTATTCAACCAGATCATCTCCTCGCAGGCAACGGCAAGAAGCAAATGGAACAAGCGATGAACAATAACGATTAA
- a CDS encoding cysteine desulfurase family protein encodes MNSIYMDHAATSPVHPDVIEAMVASLQNDYGNPSSIHQFGRKTRHALDEARSNIAKSIQAHSNEIIFTSGGTEADNLAIIGAAKANQAKGNHIITSSIEHHAALHACKGLEGEGFDVTYLPVNINGRISIEDLKSAIRPETVLITVMYGNNEVGTLQPVYEIAQLAKEQKILFHTDAVQAYGLIELDVTELGVDMLSVSAHKINGPKGVGFLYVKDGTKVAPYSYGGDQERKRRAGTENVAGIVGMEKAVKLMQADREEKVALYRQMKETMLALFDKEAIAYSVNGDGDHCLPHVLNISFPDAKVEPMLMNLDLAGIAVSSGSACTAGSHEPSHVLTAMFGDNERTQTAIRFSFGFGNTIEDAARTAQEVVKIVNRLKKL; translated from the coding sequence ATGAACTCAATATATATGGATCACGCTGCGACCTCACCGGTTCATCCCGATGTGATTGAAGCCATGGTAGCTTCGTTACAGAATGATTATGGAAACCCTTCGAGCATTCATCAGTTCGGTCGCAAAACCAGACATGCGCTTGATGAAGCAAGAAGTAATATCGCTAAAAGCATTCAGGCTCATTCGAATGAAATAATTTTCACAAGTGGAGGAACTGAAGCTGATAACCTTGCTATTATTGGTGCTGCTAAAGCAAATCAGGCAAAAGGAAATCACATTATTACAAGCTCAATTGAGCATCACGCTGCACTTCATGCCTGCAAAGGTCTTGAAGGTGAAGGGTTTGACGTGACATATTTGCCTGTTAATATCAATGGTAGAATCTCTATCGAGGATCTAAAAAGCGCTATCCGTCCAGAAACGGTATTAATAACAGTTATGTACGGCAACAATGAAGTAGGAACATTGCAACCTGTGTATGAAATCGCTCAGCTTGCAAAGGAACAGAAGATTCTCTTTCACACGGATGCTGTTCAAGCTTACGGATTAATTGAACTTGACGTAACCGAACTCGGTGTCGATATGCTGTCTGTATCTGCTCACAAAATAAATGGCCCTAAAGGTGTCGGTTTCTTATATGTGAAAGATGGGACGAAGGTTGCGCCTTATTCATACGGCGGGGATCAAGAACGAAAGCGACGAGCGGGAACTGAGAATGTGGCAGGTATTGTAGGAATGGAAAAAGCAGTGAAATTAATGCAAGCAGATCGAGAAGAGAAAGTAGCACTCTATCGTCAAATGAAAGAAACAATGCTGGCTCTTTTTGATAAAGAAGCGATCGCATATTCTGTGAACGGTGATGGGGATCATTGTCTTCCACATGTCCTTAATATCAGCTTTCCTGATGCTAAAGTGGAACCAATGCTAATGAACCTCGATCTTGCAGGGATAGCTGTCTCGAGCGGCTCCGCTTGTACAGCGGGATCACATGAACCTTCACACGTCTTAACGGCAATGTTTGGAGATAACGAGCGTACGCAAACGGCGATTCGATTTAGTTTTGGATTTGGCAATACGATTGAAGATGCAGCTCGTACAGCACAAGAAGTCGTTAAAATTGTCAATCGGTTAAAGAAGTTATAA
- the recD2 gene encoding SF1B family DNA helicase RecD2 yields MVEPQKGYIKGRPIQMIFFNEDSLYGVARLRIAKTNEAYDEREVVVNGMIPRLLEDETYIFYGRFTDHPRYGKQYAVESFERQLPESKPGLIQYLSSDLFHGIGEKTAEAIVDKLGERAIAKIMRDPSVLSQVPKLSEEKAKGLYDSLMEHQGLDQIMIRLTELGFGPKLSMKIFKAYKQETLEIVESNPYQLIQDVEGIGFRRADVLGSSIGIEGKHPDRIRAACLHTLNEQTLQEGHVYLEYDALVQSVNELLGEQMDEADISRELISLYEDDKLILDRERIYLHSLYYAEKGLVTGLNKVMGQTEYTDSFPESEFYRALGELEERLGIQYAPSQRKAIQKAISSPFLILTGGPGTGKTTVIKGIVELYAELNGLSLDPKDYSKDNPFPVLLVAPTGRAAKRMSEATGLPAFTIHRLLGWKGEAGFEHDENNPIEGRLLIVDEVSMVDVWLANQLFKSLPEQIQVIVVGDEDQLPSVGPGQVLKDMIDSAAVPVSKLTDIYRQAEGSSIIDLAHSIKDGNLPEAFRKPTPDRRFFPCSQQQIVEVVSQVCDNALKKGYSPRDIQVLAPMYRGSAGVDRLNQELQKLFNPHSDQRRELSHGDLVYRVGDKILQLVNNPEENVYNGDMGEVVAIFFAKENVEKQDQLVVSFDGQEVVYNRPDFNQLTHAYCCSIHKSQGSEFPIVVLPIIRGYYRMLRKNLLYTAVTRSKDFLILCGEEDAIKHAIQTEDDQVRNTRLTKKLQEMIGNNSAIEELT; encoded by the coding sequence ATGGTTGAGCCGCAAAAAGGATATATCAAAGGAAGACCGATTCAAATGATTTTCTTCAACGAAGATAGTTTGTATGGGGTGGCCAGGCTTCGTATCGCAAAGACGAATGAAGCATATGATGAGCGTGAAGTCGTCGTTAATGGAATGATTCCTCGGCTACTTGAAGACGAGACATATATTTTCTACGGTCGTTTTACCGACCATCCTCGCTATGGAAAACAGTATGCGGTTGAATCGTTTGAAAGGCAATTGCCTGAATCCAAGCCAGGGCTCATTCAATATTTATCAAGCGATTTATTTCATGGGATCGGGGAGAAAACGGCAGAAGCAATCGTTGATAAGCTTGGTGAACGTGCTATAGCTAAAATCATGCGCGATCCATCTGTTCTTAGTCAAGTACCAAAGCTTTCAGAAGAAAAGGCAAAGGGTTTGTACGATTCCCTTATGGAGCACCAGGGACTTGATCAAATCATGATTCGCCTCACAGAACTTGGGTTTGGTCCTAAGCTATCAATGAAAATCTTTAAAGCTTATAAACAGGAGACGCTTGAGATTGTTGAATCAAATCCATATCAGCTTATTCAAGATGTAGAAGGAATAGGTTTCAGACGCGCTGATGTCCTTGGAAGTTCCATTGGTATAGAGGGGAAGCATCCTGATCGCATTAGAGCTGCATGCTTGCATACCCTAAATGAGCAAACGCTTCAGGAGGGGCATGTGTATCTTGAATACGATGCGCTTGTTCAATCTGTCAATGAACTGCTTGGTGAACAAATGGATGAAGCTGATATTTCTCGTGAGCTTATCTCCCTTTATGAAGATGATAAATTGATTCTTGATCGAGAACGGATCTATCTTCACTCGCTTTATTATGCTGAAAAAGGTCTTGTGACAGGGCTCAATAAAGTTATGGGACAAACGGAATATACTGATTCTTTTCCGGAATCTGAATTCTATCGAGCGCTCGGCGAGCTTGAAGAACGGCTTGGTATTCAATATGCGCCGTCTCAGCGTAAAGCGATACAAAAAGCGATTTCTTCCCCCTTTCTGATCCTAACAGGTGGACCGGGTACAGGGAAAACGACAGTGATTAAAGGAATCGTAGAATTGTATGCCGAGTTGAATGGTCTATCGCTTGATCCGAAAGATTACTCGAAAGACAATCCTTTTCCGGTCCTTCTTGTTGCGCCGACTGGAAGGGCTGCAAAGCGAATGAGTGAAGCAACAGGACTGCCTGCTTTCACGATACATAGGCTACTCGGATGGAAAGGTGAGGCAGGGTTTGAACATGATGAAAATAATCCGATTGAAGGACGACTGCTTATTGTAGACGAAGTCTCAATGGTGGACGTATGGCTTGCCAATCAATTGTTCAAATCCTTACCTGAACAAATTCAGGTGATCGTTGTTGGTGACGAAGATCAGCTTCCTTCAGTCGGCCCAGGGCAGGTGCTGAAAGATATGATTGATTCCGCCGCTGTTCCAGTAAGTAAGCTGACTGATATTTATCGACAGGCTGAAGGGTCTTCCATTATTGATCTCGCTCACTCGATTAAAGATGGAAACCTGCCTGAAGCGTTTCGAAAACCTACACCTGATCGAAGGTTCTTTCCCTGTTCGCAGCAGCAAATTGTCGAGGTTGTGTCCCAGGTATGTGATAATGCTTTGAAAAAAGGCTATTCACCTAGAGATATCCAGGTCCTTGCACCGATGTACAGAGGTTCGGCGGGGGTCGATCGTTTGAATCAGGAGCTTCAAAAACTTTTTAACCCACACTCAGATCAGAGAAGAGAGCTTTCTCATGGTGATCTAGTCTATCGTGTTGGCGATAAAATCCTTCAACTCGTAAATAATCCTGAGGAAAACGTGTATAACGGAGACATGGGAGAAGTGGTAGCAATTTTCTTTGCAAAAGAAAATGTAGAAAAACAGGATCAGCTCGTTGTGTCGTTTGATGGGCAGGAAGTAGTGTATAATCGACCTGATTTCAATCAATTAACTCATGCCTACTGCTGCTCCATTCACAAGTCACAGGGAAGCGAGTTTCCGATTGTTGTTCTTCCGATTATAAGAGGGTACTATCGAATGCTACGTAAGAACCTTCTCTATACGGCAGTTACACGCAGTAAAGACTTCTTAATTCTATGTGGAGAAGAAGATGCGATTAAGCATGCGATTCAGACAGAAGACGATCAGGTTAGGAACACCCGCCTAACTAAAAAATTGCAAGAAATGATTGGTAATAATTCTGCAATTGAAGAACTGACTTAG
- a CDS encoding RsfA family transcriptional regulator, translated as MKVRQDAWSHEDDLLLAETVLRHVREGSTQLKAFDEVGDRLSRTSAAVGFRWNAIVRDRYEQALKLAKKQRKEMKRAERRQPEYVQKENRTNISQTDKTITQPAAITHTYQQEQPINQKPMTIKDVISYLSTLEQSASSTSRLKSNLEKLELENQHLTEQNTLLHQKIKTLENEQQVMKEDYQSLIQIMDRARRMVVLNDNEEQNVPTFKMDKNGNLEKLAR; from the coding sequence ATGAAAGTTAGACAGGATGCATGGTCACACGAAGATGATCTACTTCTTGCTGAAACTGTGCTCAGGCACGTTAGAGAAGGAAGTACACAATTGAAAGCTTTTGACGAAGTGGGTGATCGACTCAGCCGCACGTCAGCTGCCGTTGGTTTCCGCTGGAATGCGATCGTACGTGACCGATACGAGCAAGCTTTAAAGCTAGCTAAAAAACAACGAAAAGAAATGAAACGAGCCGAACGCAGACAGCCAGAATATGTACAAAAAGAAAACAGAACAAACATTTCTCAAACTGATAAAACAATCACTCAACCCGCGGCCATAACACATACTTATCAACAAGAGCAGCCAATCAACCAGAAGCCAATGACAATAAAAGACGTGATCTCATACTTATCAACTCTAGAACAATCCGCCTCTTCAACAAGTAGACTAAAATCAAATCTCGAGAAACTAGAATTGGAGAATCAACACCTAACAGAACAAAACACCCTTCTCCATCAGAAAATAAAAACCCTCGAGAACGAACAACAAGTCATGAAAGAGGATTACCAATCTCTCATACAAATCATGGACCGAGCCCGTAGAATGGTCGTCCTAAACGACAACGAAGAACAAAACGTCCCAACCTTCAAAATGGATAAGAATGGAAATCTAGAAAAATTGGCTAGGTAA
- a CDS encoding YczE/YyaS/YitT family protein → MKPGIKSNSTFWLNWLIFTVGLLVMAFGIALMIRAEVGSAPWDVFHIGLYQQFGLTIGTWSIIIGLFIIGATSIMERAWPKPGAFLNMLLVGLFIDIYLWLPIMTTPDHLIGKVVMLVIGILTMGYGIGLYIAADRGAGPRDSLMLVLTERTGLKVQHIRLSMEIVVLTLGWILKGPVNVGTLLFCLTIGPIVGYSLPQCKNLVARLIERGGSNEDIDKRKIRINNYDGISKKAR, encoded by the coding sequence ATGAAACCAGGTATCAAAAGCAACTCTACATTTTGGCTAAACTGGTTGATTTTCACAGTTGGGCTACTCGTTATGGCCTTCGGAATTGCGCTCATGATTCGAGCGGAAGTGGGGAGCGCACCGTGGGATGTGTTTCATATAGGACTTTATCAGCAGTTTGGATTAACCATCGGTACCTGGTCAATCATTATTGGTTTATTCATTATTGGCGCAACGTCAATTATGGAGCGTGCATGGCCAAAACCTGGTGCTTTTCTCAATATGCTCCTGGTCGGATTGTTTATTGATATTTATCTATGGCTTCCGATTATGACTACCCCAGATCATCTAATAGGGAAAGTAGTCATGCTCGTTATAGGAATTCTTACTATGGGGTATGGCATTGGATTGTACATTGCGGCAGACAGAGGCGCTGGTCCAAGAGATAGCCTTATGCTTGTGCTCACAGAGCGAACAGGTTTAAAAGTACAGCACATCAGATTATCAATGGAAATTGTTGTGCTTACTCTTGGCTGGATTTTAAAAGGACCGGTTAATGTCGGAACGTTGCTGTTTTGTTTAACGATCGGTCCCATTGTGGGCTATTCCTTGCCTCAATGCAAAAACCTTGTGGCTCGATTGATAGAAAGAGGTGGAAGTAATGAAGATATCGACAAAAGGAAGATACGGATTAACAATTATGATGGAATTAGCAAAAAAGCACGGTGA